A single region of the Cucumis melo cultivar AY chromosome 3, USDA_Cmelo_AY_1.0, whole genome shotgun sequence genome encodes:
- the LOC103488241 gene encoding ubiquitin carboxyl-terminal hydrolase 26 isoform X2 has translation MSRPTTRSKNKRHKQEDNADISSDLLRKIHSSGAITKDDINQLYMIWKPNCQGCRLNTKDNPNCFCGLIPPPTGSRKVGLWQKISEIVQALGSDPSKDQRTSPDFPAGLTNLGATCYANSILQCLYMNKCFREGIFSVESDVLKQNPVLDQLVRLFALLHASKMAYVDSFPFIKTLELDNGVQQDSHEFLTLLLSLLEHCLSHSKVSKAKTIVQDLFRGSVSHVTTCSQCGKDSDASSKMEDFYELELNVLGLKSLDESLNDYLSVEELHGDNQYFCESCKSRVNATRSIKLRTLPPVLNFQLKRCVFLPKTTTKKKITSALSFPGVLDMRERLAESSQSESIYDLSAVLIHKGTAVNSGHYIAHIKDENTGQWWEFDDEHVSKLGHHPFAEKSSNTYSKSVKTELAVPLGSKEEVNATAEANPTNGVLQQSTESGVRCPTDVFSSNDAYMLMYNLRCTGKAANRVTSCIVNGKEVESNMVPFQDGLFLPLHLCDEISSLNESHVIACQEYESKKEVELGCINNRRQEVRSILSEAPVHSLEEPFCWISTDWLRQWADKVSPPILDNSQIQCLHGKVPISKVTSIKRLSMKAWDKLSSKYGGGPKLTNEDICMDCLIAGARNVVCADSYRDRRISMKEIALSALSGNYPNGAYVVSRTWLQQWVKRKILDAPSEADAEPTASIKCSHGQLLPEQAAGAKRVLIPEDLWLFIYEDAFTVKPDDPTGVPTFPSDSRQCSLCSEELSEVAVMEDSIRGVKLKQRQNHERLAVGKFIPLSLNCKYYLVPTSWLSKWRNYINASGKSASFVEKPENLDGVINLLRCEKHSRLLERPPDLICKRGTVQQKSARTTGNFSVKSGKVVRHVASLLWLSQVVV, from the exons ATGAGCCGACCCACTACACGTAGTAAGAACAAAAGGCATAAACAGGAGGACAATGCTGATATCAGTTCTGATTTATTGAG GAAAATTCACTCATCTGGGGCAATAACCAAAGATGACATCAATCAGCTCTATATGATCTGGAAGCCAAATTGTCAAGGATGCCGGCTGAATACTAAGGATAACCCAAATTGTTTCTGTGGGCTGATTCCACCGCCTACGGGGAGCAGGAAGGTTGGCTTATGGCAGAAGATTTCAGAAATCGTGCAAGCTCTTGGTTCAGATCCTTCCAAGGATCAACGTACTTCTCCTGATTTTCCCGCTGGTCTTACAAATCTTGGTGCAACTTGCTATGCCAATAGCATCCTCCAGTGTCTGTACATGAACAAGTGCTTCAGGGAAGGCATATTTTCTGTGGAGTCAGATGTTCTGAAACAAAATCCAGTTCTAGATCAGCTTGTACGACTCTTTGCTCTCCTCCATGCCAGTAAAATGGCTTATGTGGATTCATTTCCTTTTATAAAAACACTGGAGTTAGATAATGGAGTCCAGCAGGATAGTCATGAGTTCCTGACTTTGCTTCTTTCTCTGCTGGAGCATTGCTTGAGTCACTCAAAAGTTTCTAAAGCGAAAACTATTGTTCAAGATCTTTTCCGTGGAAGTGTGTCTCATGTAACGAC GTGCTCACAGTGCGGAAAAGATTCCGATGCCTCTTCCAAAATGGAGGACTTCTATGAATTGGAGTTGAATGTTCTGGGCTTGAAAAGTTTGGATGAAAGTTTAAATGATTATCTTAGTGTGGAAGAGCTTCATGGTGATAATCAATACTTTTGCGAGTCATGTAAATCTAGAGTTAATGCCACTCGCAGCATCAAGCTACGTACATTGCCCCCTGTTCTAAATTTTCAGCTTAAGCGATGTGTTTTTCTTCCAAAG ACTACAACCAAGAAGAAAATCACATCTGCACTTTCTTTTCCTGGAGTGTTGGATATGCGGGAGAGATTAGCTGAGTCTTCGCAGTCTGAATCAATATATGACTTGTCAGCAGTTCTGATTCATAAAGGTACTGCTGTCAACAGTGGGCATTACATAGCTCATATCAAAGATGAAAATACAGGGCAGTGGTGGGAATTTGATGATGAACATGTCTCAAAATTAGGTCACCATCCGTTTGCAGAAAAATCATCAAATACTTATTCTAAATCTGTTAAAACTGAGTTAGCTGTTCCATTGGGTTCCAAGGAAGAAGTAAATGCAACTGCAGAAGCTAATCCAACGAATGGGGTTCTTCAGCAATCAACAGAGTCTGGTGTCCGTTGTCCCACTGACGTCTTTTCATCTAATGATGCCTATATGCTGATGTATAATTTAAGGTGCACAGGAAAGGCCGCAAATAGAGTTACTAGCTGTATCGTTAATGGTAAAGAAGTAGAAAGCAACATGGTTCCTTTCCAGGACGGCCTGTTTCTTCCATTGCATCTGTGTGATGAGATAAGTAGTTTAAATGAATCGCATGTTATAGCTTGCCAAGAATATGAATCAAAGAAGGAAGTTGAACTGGGTTGTATCAATAATCGGAGGCAGGAGGTCCGATCAATTTTGTCTGAAGCCCCTGTTCACTCACTTGAGGAACCCTTTTGTTGGATTTCCACTGACTGGCTTCGCCAATGGGCTGATAAGGTCTCCCCACC CATTCTTGATAATTCACAAATACAGTGTTTGCACGGAAAAGTTCCAATATCAAAGGTAACCAGCATAAAGAGACTGTCAATGAAGGCTTGGGATAAGCTATCCTCCAAG TATGGTGGGGGCCCAAAACTGACAAATGAAGATATCTGTATGGACTGCCTTATCGCTGGTGCTCGAAATGTAGTTTGTGCTGACAGCTACAGGGACCGGAGAATATCAATGAAAGAAATTGCGTTAAGTGCACTTTCGGGAAATTATCCAAATGGAGCATATGTTGTTTCTAGGACATg GTTGCAACAGTGGGTTAAAAGGAAAATTCTTGATGCTCCTTCTGAAGCCGATGCTGAACCAACAGCCTCAATCAAGTGTTCTCATGGACAACTTTTGCCAGAGCAAGCTGCCGGTGCTAAGCGAGTGCTGATTCCAGAAGATCTCTGGCTTTTCATTTATGAAGATGCTTTTACTGTAAAACCTGATGATCCTACAGGGGTTCCAACTTTTCCCTCTGATTCAAGACAATGCTCTCTGTGCAGTGAGGAATTGTCTGAAGTGGCAGTTATGGAAGATTCTATAAG AGGAGTGAAGCTTAAACAGCGACAAAATCACGAAAGATTAGCCGTTGGAAAATTCATTCCACTTTCTTTGAATTGCAAGTATTATTTGGTGCCTACATCATGGCTTTCAAAGTGGAGAAACTACATCAATGCAAGTGGAAAGAGTGCTTCATTTGTAGAGAAGCCTGAAAATTTGGATGGTGTGATCAATCTTCTGAGGTGTGAAAAG CATTCCCGCCTCCTTGAAAGACCTCCTGACCTGATCTGCAAACGTGGTACGGTGCAGCAGAAGTCTGCT AGAACGACTGGAAATTTTTCTGTGAAGAGTGGGAAGGTAGTGAGGCATGTGGCATCTCTGCTTTGGTTGAGTCAAGTAGTTGTGTAG
- the LOC103488242 gene encoding pentatricopeptide repeat-containing protein At5g24830 isoform X1, which produces MVTALAIESAPSQILVLGFLHGALNSLKRDISRMFAVFYGRPDIDEAARFNEDEDSLHPALKSLMTTVGDHCDLRSSDCFSEKHNFNGEGDPGAVFNVLDALLKGSLDRLKAMRESICLAKSGLQKCFLEAVQQPDYTVMVRDLCLKGKLGAALLLRRKLIKEGFAVDLVTHNYLLNGLCINCDMEMADSLFREMLERGPSPNCATYNIIIKGFCLRMNMDKALDLFYTMVNSGIRPSRITYNILLHALCKRGILVDARKLLEVILGDDIKTTDDAITSTILMDGCFKSGDTIQAIALWDKMVEKKTEIDVVAYNVLIHGLCLNQDKKSALSYVADMLKRGFLPDIFTYNTLISAFCKEGQFGDAYYIHDVMSRMGVSPDQILYKMIIQALCMNGDAIKADEFLHSMLEKSMVPDPHIWNLIIDCYGRYGYLSNAISTRNQMLVAGVQPNVFTYNALIHAQVRGGNIFSAYSLKKEMLLLGLFPDIVTYNLLINGACKHGQIRYALQLYDEMLRKGYEADKITYTELINGHCMCGEMKEAEDLFFQLHRSGLPMDIVPFKIIFEKYQKIGEPNMALKFYRRWLATMA; this is translated from the exons ATGGTCACGGCG TTAGCAATTGAATCGGCACCGTCCCAAATTCTTGTGCTTGGATTTCTGCACGGAGCCCTTAACTCCCTCAAGCGTGATATATCTCGGATGTTCGCCGTCTTTTATGGCCGACCTGACATTGACGAAGCGGCGAG GTTCAATGAGGATGAGGATTCATTACATCCTGCTCTTAAAAGTTTAATGACAACTGTCGGTGACCATTGCGATTTGAGATCTTCGGATTGCTTCTCAGAAAAGCATAATTTTAACGGCGAAGGAGATCCGGGGGCAGTTTTCAACGTGTTGGACGCTCTGCTCAAGGGTAGTCTAGACCGTTTGAAAGCCATGAG GGAAAGCATATGTTTGGCGAAGTCAGGTCTTCAAAAATGTTTTTTGGAGGCTGTTCAACAACCTGACTACACAGTCATGGTTAGGGATTTGTGTTTAAAAGGAAAGTTAGGAGCAGCTCTTTTGCTTCGGAGAAAGTTGATAAAAGAAGGCTTTGCTGTTGATTTGGTCACACATAATTATCTTCTTAATGGACTGTGTATAAACTGTGATATGGAGATGGCAGATTCTCTATTTAGGGAAATGCTAGAAAGGGGTCCTTCTCCCAATTGTGCCACATACAATATCATTATTAAAGGTTTCTGCCTTCGTATGAATATGGATAAAGCTCTTGACCTATTTTATACCATGGTTAATAGTGGTATTAGGCCAAGTAGAATTACCTATAACATACTCTTACACGCATTGTGCAAGAGAGGCATCTTGGTGGATGCTAGGAAGCTTCTTGAAGTTATTCTAGGTGATGATATTAAAACAACAGATGATGCAATCACATCAACTATACTGATGGATGGTTGTTTTAAAAGTGGAGATACAATTCAGGCCATTGCTTTATGGGACAAGATGGTTGAAAAGAAGACTGAGATTGATGTTGTTGCATACAATGTCCTTATTCACGGGCTTTGCTTGAATCAAGACAAGAAAAGTGCGCTTAGCTATGTTGCTGATATGCTTAAGAGAGGTTTTCTTCCCGACATCTTTACATACAACACTCTAATTAGTGCTTTTTGCAAAGAGGGCCAATTTGGTGATGCTTACTATATCCATGATGTCATGTCAAGAATGGGTGTTTCTCCAGAtcaaattttatacaaaatGATTATTCAAGCTCTATGCATGAATGGAGATGCTATCAAAGCCGATGAGTTTCTTCACTCAATGTTAGAAAAATCAATGGTGCCTGATCCTCATATTTGGAACCTGATAATCGATTGTTATGGAAGGTATGGATATCTGAGCAATGCAATCTCCACAAGGAATCAGATGTTGGTTGCTGGCGTGCAACCAAATGTATTTACTTACAATGCGTTGATTCATGCACAAGTTAGAGGGGGAAACATATTTAGTGCATATTCTTTGAAAAAGGAAATGCTTTTGTTAGGTCTTTTTCCAGACATTGTTACTTATAATTTATTGATAAACGGTGCTTGTAAGCATGGACAAATTCGTTATGCCCTTCAATTATATGATGAAATGCTGAGAAAGGGATATGAAGCAGATAAGATAACATACACAGAACTAATAAATGGTCACTGTATGTGTGGTGAAATGAAAGAGGCAGAAGATCTATTTTTTCAGTTGCATAGATCTGGGTTGCCGATGGATATTGTtccatttaaaattatttttgaaaagtaCCAAAAGATAGGAGAGCCTAACATGGCATTGAAATTTTATCGAAGGTGGTTGGCAACGATGGCCTGA
- the LOC103488242 gene encoding pentatricopeptide repeat-containing protein At5g24830 isoform X2 — translation MTTVGDHCDLRSSDCFSEKHNFNGEGDPGAVFNVLDALLKGSLDRLKAMRESICLAKSGLQKCFLEAVQQPDYTVMVRDLCLKGKLGAALLLRRKLIKEGFAVDLVTHNYLLNGLCINCDMEMADSLFREMLERGPSPNCATYNIIIKGFCLRMNMDKALDLFYTMVNSGIRPSRITYNILLHALCKRGILVDARKLLEVILGDDIKTTDDAITSTILMDGCFKSGDTIQAIALWDKMVEKKTEIDVVAYNVLIHGLCLNQDKKSALSYVADMLKRGFLPDIFTYNTLISAFCKEGQFGDAYYIHDVMSRMGVSPDQILYKMIIQALCMNGDAIKADEFLHSMLEKSMVPDPHIWNLIIDCYGRYGYLSNAISTRNQMLVAGVQPNVFTYNALIHAQVRGGNIFSAYSLKKEMLLLGLFPDIVTYNLLINGACKHGQIRYALQLYDEMLRKGYEADKITYTELINGHCMCGEMKEAEDLFFQLHRSGLPMDIVPFKIIFEKYQKIGEPNMALKFYRRWLATMA, via the exons ATGACAACTGTCGGTGACCATTGCGATTTGAGATCTTCGGATTGCTTCTCAGAAAAGCATAATTTTAACGGCGAAGGAGATCCGGGGGCAGTTTTCAACGTGTTGGACGCTCTGCTCAAGGGTAGTCTAGACCGTTTGAAAGCCATGAG GGAAAGCATATGTTTGGCGAAGTCAGGTCTTCAAAAATGTTTTTTGGAGGCTGTTCAACAACCTGACTACACAGTCATGGTTAGGGATTTGTGTTTAAAAGGAAAGTTAGGAGCAGCTCTTTTGCTTCGGAGAAAGTTGATAAAAGAAGGCTTTGCTGTTGATTTGGTCACACATAATTATCTTCTTAATGGACTGTGTATAAACTGTGATATGGAGATGGCAGATTCTCTATTTAGGGAAATGCTAGAAAGGGGTCCTTCTCCCAATTGTGCCACATACAATATCATTATTAAAGGTTTCTGCCTTCGTATGAATATGGATAAAGCTCTTGACCTATTTTATACCATGGTTAATAGTGGTATTAGGCCAAGTAGAATTACCTATAACATACTCTTACACGCATTGTGCAAGAGAGGCATCTTGGTGGATGCTAGGAAGCTTCTTGAAGTTATTCTAGGTGATGATATTAAAACAACAGATGATGCAATCACATCAACTATACTGATGGATGGTTGTTTTAAAAGTGGAGATACAATTCAGGCCATTGCTTTATGGGACAAGATGGTTGAAAAGAAGACTGAGATTGATGTTGTTGCATACAATGTCCTTATTCACGGGCTTTGCTTGAATCAAGACAAGAAAAGTGCGCTTAGCTATGTTGCTGATATGCTTAAGAGAGGTTTTCTTCCCGACATCTTTACATACAACACTCTAATTAGTGCTTTTTGCAAAGAGGGCCAATTTGGTGATGCTTACTATATCCATGATGTCATGTCAAGAATGGGTGTTTCTCCAGAtcaaattttatacaaaatGATTATTCAAGCTCTATGCATGAATGGAGATGCTATCAAAGCCGATGAGTTTCTTCACTCAATGTTAGAAAAATCAATGGTGCCTGATCCTCATATTTGGAACCTGATAATCGATTGTTATGGAAGGTATGGATATCTGAGCAATGCAATCTCCACAAGGAATCAGATGTTGGTTGCTGGCGTGCAACCAAATGTATTTACTTACAATGCGTTGATTCATGCACAAGTTAGAGGGGGAAACATATTTAGTGCATATTCTTTGAAAAAGGAAATGCTTTTGTTAGGTCTTTTTCCAGACATTGTTACTTATAATTTATTGATAAACGGTGCTTGTAAGCATGGACAAATTCGTTATGCCCTTCAATTATATGATGAAATGCTGAGAAAGGGATATGAAGCAGATAAGATAACATACACAGAACTAATAAATGGTCACTGTATGTGTGGTGAAATGAAAGAGGCAGAAGATCTATTTTTTCAGTTGCATAGATCTGGGTTGCCGATGGATATTGTtccatttaaaattatttttgaaaagtaCCAAAAGATAGGAGAGCCTAACATGGCATTGAAATTTTATCGAAGGTGGTTGGCAACGATGGCCTGA
- the LOC103488243 gene encoding probable plastid-lipid-associated protein 8, chloroplastic — MTSMAASATSVALLPSKLVFRGRFEQSRSKFLTPSSASSIPCHSISISSPFHRRKPLGIQASVSTSDPQVRTGPDDLVASILSKVTGSDRGVLLSEEKHKEVAEVAQELQKYCVNEPVKCPLIFGAWDVVYCSVPTSPGGGYRSAVGRIFFKTKEMIQVVEAPDTIKNKVSFSALGFLDGQVSLTGKLTALDDKWIRVVFESPELKVGGLEFRYGGESEVQLQITYIDDKVRLGKGSRGSLFVFQRRV; from the exons ATGACTTCCATGGCTGCCTCGGCAACCTCCGTTGCACTTTTGCCTTCAAAACTGGTTTTCAGGGGACGATTCGAGCAGTCGAGATCGAAGTTTCTTACTCCAAGCTCAGCATCCTCAATTCCATGTCATTCCATTTCAATTTCATCTCCGTTCCATCGGCGCAAGCCATTAGGAATTCAGGCGTCGGTTTCGACCTCGGATCCTCAAGTCCGAACTGGTCCTGATGATCTCGTTGCGTCTATCCTCTCGAAG GTGACAGGAAGCGATAGAGGAGTATTACTAAGTGAAGAAAAGCACAAAGAGGTTGCTGAAGTCGCGCAAGAATTGCAGAAGTATTGTGTAAACGAGCCTGTTAAATGTCCTCTCATATTTGGAG CTTGGGATGTTGTGTATTGCTCTGTACCAACATCGCCTGGGGGTGGATACAGAAGTGCAGTGGGTCGCATTTTTTTCAAGACAAAGGAAATGATTCAGGTTGTGGAAGCTCCTGATACTATAAAAAACAAGGTGTCATTTTCTGCCCTTGGTTTCTTGGATGGACAAGTCTCTTTGACAG GTAAATTGACGGCATTGGATGATAAATGGATTCGAGTTGTGTTTGAATCGCCTGAACTTAAAGTTGGAGGATTAGAGTTTCGATATGGTGGCGAAAGCGAGGTACAACTCCAGATTACATACATAGATGACAAGGTTCGTTTGGGAAAGGGTTCTAGAGGTTCATTATTTGTCTTCCAAAGACGAGTTTGA
- the LOC103488245 gene encoding glycosyltransferase BC10, producing the protein MPGSRQRPYLKPSLDTVILVSLVSLFLFSAYVYPSRATLLCYIFSSGCVNGAFEQPLPVAYRELTDEETAAQVIMKEILKKPLAQSKNPKIAFMFLTPGPLPLEKLWHKFFDGHDDRFSIYVHASRVKVEHVSPHFVDRDIRSEKVAWGEISMVDAEKRLLANALLDPDNQHFVLLSESCIPLHDFEYIYNYLIFTNVSYIDCFEDPGPHGTGRYSEHMLPEIERKDFRKGSQWFSMKRQHAIIIMADSLYYTKFKRYCKRTKDGPNCYADEHYFSTLFHMIDPGGIANWSVTHVDWSEGKWHPKAYRTQDVTYELLKNITSLDEIIHVTTTVPKRAMLRPCLWNGVKRPCHLFARKFYPETLGRLLHIFSNYTVV; encoded by the exons ATGCCAGGATCACGTCAAAGGCCATATTTAAAGCCATCTTTAGACACTGTTATATTGGTTTCGTTGGTCAGCTTATTTCTATTTAGTGCCTATGTTTATCCATCTAGAGCCACTCTGCTTTGTTATATCTTTTCCAGTGGCTGTGTCAATGGTGCCTTTGAACAGCCACTGCCAGTTGCTTATCGAGAATTAACTGATGAAGAGACTGCAGCTCAGGTTATAATGaaggaaattttgaagaaaCCTCTAGCTCAATCTAAGAATCCGAAAATTGCCTTTATGTTTTTGACTCCAGGTCCACTACCTCTTGAGAAGCTATGGCATAAATTTTTTGAT GGCCACGATGACAGATTTTCTATATATGTGCATGCATCTAGAGTGAAAGTGGAACATGTGAGCCCCCATTTTGTTGATCGTGACATTCGCAGTGAAAAG GTAGCCTGGGGAGAAATTTCTATGGTTGATGCAGAGAAGAGACTTTTGGCAAATGCACTTTTAGACCCCGATAATCAGCACTTTGTTTTATTATCTGAGAG TTGCATACCTCTTCACGACTTTGAGTATATTTACAACTATTTGATATTTACAAACGTCAGCTATATCGATTG TTTTGAAGACCCTGGTCCTCATGGAACTGGTAGGTACTCAGAGCACATGTTACCTGAAATTGAAAGGAAAGATTTCCGTAAAGGTTCTCAG TGGTTTTCTATGAAGCGTCAACATGCTATTATTATAATGGCTGACAGTCTTTACTATACAAAATTCAAGCGTTACTGCAAG CGAACTAAGGACGGGCCCAACTGCTATGCGGATGAGCACTATTTTTCAACCCTTTTCCAT ATGATCGACCCTGGTGGAATTGCAAATTGGTCAGTAACGCATGTTGATTGGTCTGAGGGAAAGTGGCATCCAAAAGCGTATAGGACCCAAGATGTCACCTATGAGCTTCTGAAGAACATTACC TCACTAGACGAGATCATTCACGTTACAACTACTGTCCCG AAGAGGGCGATGTTAAGGCCCTGCTTGTGGAACGGAGTGAAAAGACCATGCCATCTATTTGCGAGGAAATTTTATCCAGAAACTCTGGGAAGATTGTTGCACATTTTCTCTAACTACACAGTTGTTTAG
- the LOC103488240 gene encoding uncharacterized protein LOC103488240 — translation MAPRKRSKNQEEESAMEKPAPATSRVTRSSARLAANSKADLTVTELPKSKKAKRAPKENGKVEEVENKEVKVDVGLEKPDKDAKSRTVVIEHCKQCQSFKKRAIQVQTGLENGVPGITVLLNPDKPRRGCFEIRSEDGKKFISLLDMKRPFTRMKELDMDEVISDIIEKIKG, via the exons ATGGCGCCTAGGAAGCGAAGCAAGAACCAAGAAGAAGAGTCGGCGATGGAGAAGCCGGCCCCGGCGACGTCCAGGGTGACTCGGAGTTCCGCTCGGCTGGCGGCGAACTCCAAGGCCGATTTGACTGTCACGGAGTTGCCGAAGAGTAAGAAGGCGAAACGTGCTCCGAAGGAGAATGGGAAAGTCGAGGAGGTTGAAAATAAGGAAGTGAAAGTTGATGTTGGTTTGGAGAAACCTGACAAGGATGCGAAGAGTAGAACGGTTGTGATTGAACATTG CAAACAGTGTCAATCATTCAAGAAAAGGGCCATTCAGGTGCAAACTGGTCTAGAGAATGGTGTTCCTGGAATTACTGTGCTGCTTAACCCCGATAAG CCAAGAAGGGGTTGCTTTGAGATCCGAAGCGAAGATGGCAAGAAATTTATCAGTCTTCTG GACATGAAGCGTCCATTTACCCGCATGAAGGAACTGGACATGGATGAAGTCATTTCAGATATCATTGAGAAGATAAAAGGATGA
- the LOC103488561 gene encoding fasciclin-like arabinogalactan protein 14 encodes MKNKTPNPSSSVLSFTIFLLFFFFFSTSSVSAFNITRLLNRFPEFGAFNDLLTKTRLFEQINTRQTITVLALNNATVGAISGNSLDVIKQILSAHVILDYYDVAKMRKLSADKATVLTTMFQSTGDAENQQGFLKVVLNKRGEVEFGSASKKAPLSAKLVKPVASQPYNISVLQISAPIVIPGIGVYNLPPPAPEAPLVAPVEAPAPEADAPGPAEDEADSPSDAPSPASKAPAPSADAPDAPVSSPPKESDLEDADAPGPSDDASDDSTSEGTRGKIGGAGAMVAGLVCLWLVKF; translated from the coding sequence ATGAAGAACAAAACCCCTAACCCCTCTTCTTCTGTCCTCTCTTTCACCATATTTCttctattcttcttcttcttctccacctCCTCTGTTTCAGCCTTCAACATCACCAGACTCCTCAATCGATTCCCTGAGTTTGGAGCTTTCAATGATTTACTCACTAAAACCCGTCTCTTTGAACAAATCAACACTCGTCAAACCATCACCGTTCTCGCTCTTAACAACGCCACCGTCGGTGCCATTTCCGGAAATTCTCTCGATGTCATTAAACAGATTCTCAGTGCTCATGTTATTCTTGATTATTACGATGTTGCAAAGATGAGGAAACTTTCAGCTGATAAAGCTACTGTTCTTACCACTATGTTTCAATCCACCGGCGACGCTGAGAATCAACAAGGCTTTTTGAAAGTTGTGCTTAATAAAAGAGGTGAAGTCGAATTCGGATCTGCTTCTAAAAAGGCTCCGCTTAGTGCTAAACTTGTGAAACCTGTTGCTTCTCAGCCTTACAATATCTCTGTCTTGCAAATTAGTGCTCCCATTGTGATTCCCGGCATTGGTGTTTACAATCTGCCCCCACCGGCTCCTGAAGCCCCGTTGGTGGCGCCGGTTGAGGCTCCGGCTCCTGAGGCTGATGCTCCTGGACCGGCGGAGGATGAAGCGGATTCTCCGTCTGATGCTCCTTCACCGGCTTCAAAGGCACCGGCTCCGTCTGCGGATGCGCCTGATGCTCCGGTGAGTTCTCCTCCAAAGGAATCTGATTTGGAGGATGCAGATGCACCGGGACCGTCCGATGATGCCTCCGACGATTCGACTTCGGAGGGTACACGGGGGAAGATCGGCGGCGCCGGAGCTATGGTGGCGGGATTGGTGTGTCTTTGGTTGGTTAAAttctaa